A single window of Streptomyces sp. NBC_00464 DNA harbors:
- a CDS encoding DUF3043 domain-containing protein: MFRSRSKEEKAPTDKVTADLSKTSRDPQAPKGRPTPKRSDAQSQRRRASSGAPTDRKEAMKRQREARRVDMAKQREALASGDERYLPARDKGPVRRFVRDFVDSRFCIAEYFLPLAVVILILSVIQVQGIQNISLLLWLGVIVLIVVDSIGLTFRLRKQLNERFPDTPKRGAVAYGLMRTLQMRRLRLPKPQVKRGERP; the protein is encoded by the coding sequence GTGTTCCGTAGCCGCTCCAAGGAAGAGAAGGCCCCCACCGACAAGGTGACGGCGGACCTCTCCAAGACGTCCCGCGACCCGCAGGCTCCCAAGGGTCGCCCCACCCCCAAGCGCAGCGACGCCCAGTCGCAGCGCCGTCGCGCCTCCAGCGGTGCGCCGACCGACCGCAAGGAGGCCATGAAGCGCCAGCGCGAAGCGCGCCGGGTCGACATGGCCAAGCAGCGTGAGGCGCTCGCCAGTGGTGACGAGCGCTATCTGCCTGCCCGCGACAAGGGTCCGGTGCGGCGCTTCGTCCGCGACTTCGTGGACTCGCGCTTCTGCATCGCGGAGTACTTCCTGCCGCTCGCCGTGGTCATCCTGATTCTCAGCGTGATCCAGGTGCAGGGCATCCAGAACATCTCGCTGCTGCTCTGGCTCGGCGTGATCGTACTGATCGTCGTCGACTCGATCGGGCTCACGTTCCGTCTGCGCAAGCAGCTGAACGAGCGCTTCCCCGATACGCCCAAGCGCGGCGCGGTGGCCTACGGGCTGATGCGTACGCTCCAGATGCGTCGGCTCAGGCTGCCGAAGCCGCAGGTCAAGCGCGGAGAGCGGCCCTGA
- a CDS encoding S1C family serine protease, which yields MDAFHPRSRVRRLLMPLSAGVCAIALVSGCSDSDSNTSNAAATKSGSAQQGSASKATGDLQDDYQTVINNVLPSVVQIDASESLGSGIVYDAKGHIVTNAHVVGEEKTFKVTVANGEKVMSASLVAAYPDQDLAVIKLDDVPDGLKPAKFGDSEKVAVGQIVLAMGSPLGLSSSVTQGIVSALGRTVSESRAGGGTGATIANMVQTSAAINPGNSGGALVNLNSEVIGIPTLAATDPQMGDSAAPGIGFAIPVSMVKTVADQIIKNGKVTDSGRAALNITGRTVVNDSYKPAGVAIVSVTKGGAAQKAGLQAGDIITKVGDASVTTITSLSEALASDKPGEKVTVTYLRSGAEKTAEVTLGEI from the coding sequence ATGGATGCCTTTCACCCCCGCAGCCGTGTGCGCCGGCTGCTGATGCCTCTGTCCGCAGGGGTCTGTGCGATCGCGTTGGTGAGCGGTTGCTCCGACTCTGATTCCAACACCTCGAACGCCGCCGCGACGAAGTCCGGATCGGCGCAGCAGGGATCGGCCTCGAAGGCCACCGGCGATCTGCAGGACGACTACCAGACCGTCATCAACAACGTGCTTCCGTCGGTGGTGCAGATCGACGCGTCCGAAAGCCTGGGCTCCGGCATCGTCTACGACGCCAAGGGCCACATCGTCACCAACGCCCACGTCGTCGGTGAGGAGAAGACCTTCAAGGTCACCGTGGCCAACGGCGAGAAGGTGATGAGCGCCTCGCTGGTCGCCGCCTATCCCGATCAGGACCTGGCGGTCATCAAGCTCGACGACGTCCCGGACGGGCTGAAGCCCGCGAAGTTCGGCGACTCGGAGAAGGTCGCGGTGGGCCAGATCGTGCTGGCGATGGGTTCGCCGCTCGGCCTGTCCAGCAGCGTCACCCAGGGCATCGTCTCGGCGCTCGGCCGGACCGTGAGCGAGAGCCGCGCGGGCGGCGGCACGGGCGCGACCATCGCGAACATGGTGCAGACCTCGGCGGCGATCAACCCGGGCAACAGCGGCGGCGCGCTGGTGAACCTGAACAGCGAGGTCATCGGCATCCCGACGCTCGCGGCGACGGACCCCCAGATGGGTGACAGCGCGGCGCCGGGGATCGGATTCGCGATCCCGGTCTCGATGGTGAAGACGGTCGCCGACCAGATCATCAAGAACGGCAAGGTCACCGACTCCGGCCGGGCCGCCCTGAACATCACCGGCCGCACGGTCGTCAACGACAGCTACAAGCCTGCCGGGGTGGCGATCGTCAGCGTGACGAAGGGCGGCGCGGCCCAGAAGGCGGGGCTGCAGGCCGGCGACATCATCACCAAGGTGGGCGACGCGTCCGTCACCACGATCACGTCCCTGTCGGAGGCGCTGGCCTCCGACAAGCCGGGCGAGAAGGTCACCGTCACCTATCTGCGCAGCGGTGCGGAGAAGACGGCGGAGGTCACGCTCGGCGAGATCTGA
- a CDS encoding class I SAM-dependent methyltransferase, whose translation MKGLGGLRNTVRQELVARQLDEQIAGRFPVGQRLRILDVGMGQGTQALRLARAGHTVTGLESDAEMLRVAREALGGEPAGIRERVRLIEGNGQDTGVHFLPGSFDVVLCHGVLMYVQEPDAMVAGLARMLAPGGLLSLLVRNADALAMRPGIAGDWDAALAAFDTDRYTNRLGLSVRADRLDALTATLAGIAAPLHAWYGVRIFTDNVGNDVELPSAAELERVLAAEDRAGRTDPYRGVAALLHLCGVRG comes from the coding sequence CTGAAGGGGCTCGGCGGACTGCGCAACACCGTGCGTCAGGAGCTGGTCGCCCGACAGCTGGACGAACAGATCGCGGGCCGTTTCCCCGTCGGGCAGCGGCTGCGGATCCTCGATGTCGGCATGGGCCAGGGGACGCAGGCTCTGCGTCTCGCCCGGGCCGGTCACACCGTCACCGGTCTCGAATCCGACGCCGAGATGCTGCGGGTCGCCCGCGAGGCGCTCGGCGGCGAGCCTGCGGGCATCCGGGAGCGGGTCCGCCTCATCGAGGGCAACGGCCAGGACACCGGCGTCCACTTCCTGCCGGGCAGCTTCGACGTGGTGCTCTGCCACGGCGTGCTGATGTATGTCCAGGAACCCGACGCCATGGTGGCCGGTCTGGCCAGGATGCTGGCGCCGGGCGGCCTGCTGTCGCTGCTCGTACGGAACGCGGACGCGCTGGCGATGCGGCCCGGGATCGCCGGGGACTGGGACGCGGCGCTGGCCGCGTTCGACACGGACCGGTACACCAACCGCCTCGGGCTCTCCGTGCGCGCGGACCGGCTCGACGCCCTCACCGCCACACTCGCGGGGATCGCGGCGCCGCTGCACGCCTGGTACGGGGTGCGGATCTTCACGGACAACGTGGGCAACGACGTGGAGCTGCCGTCCGCGGCGGAGCTGGAGCGGGTGCTGGCGGCGGAGGACCGGGCGGGACGGACGGATCCGTACCGCGGGGTGGCCGCATTGCTGCACCTGTGCGGCGTGCGGGGCTAG
- a CDS encoding PspA/IM30 family protein, with the protein MKRMGMIFRAKANKALDRAEDPRETLDYSYQKQLELLQKVRRGVADVATSRKRLELQLNQLQGQTSKLEDQGRKALALGREDLAREALSRRAALQQQVTDLETQHTTLQGEEEKLTLAAQRLQAKVDAFRTKKETIKATYTAAQAQTRIGEAFSGISEEMGDVGLAIQRAEDKTQQMQARAGAIDELLASGALDDPTGTAKDDLTAELDRISGGSDVELELQRMKAELAGGSTSKQAIEGGPQDAAQQQQSQSPHKFDKN; encoded by the coding sequence ATGAAGCGTATGGGGATGATCTTCCGCGCGAAGGCAAACAAGGCCCTTGACCGGGCCGAGGATCCGCGCGAGACCCTCGATTACTCGTACCAGAAGCAGCTGGAGCTGCTTCAGAAGGTGCGCCGCGGTGTCGCCGATGTGGCGACCTCGCGCAAGCGCCTGGAGCTGCAGCTGAACCAGCTGCAGGGCCAGACGTCCAAGCTGGAGGACCAGGGCCGCAAGGCACTCGCGCTCGGTCGCGAGGATCTGGCCCGCGAGGCGCTGTCGCGCCGCGCGGCCCTCCAGCAGCAGGTCACCGACCTGGAGACGCAGCACACCACGCTGCAGGGTGAGGAGGAGAAGCTCACTCTGGCGGCCCAGCGGCTGCAGGCCAAGGTCGACGCCTTCCGCACGAAGAAGGAGACGATCAAGGCCACCTACACGGCGGCCCAGGCCCAGACCCGGATCGGTGAGGCCTTCTCGGGCATTTCCGAGGAGATGGGCGACGTCGGCCTGGCCATCCAGCGGGCCGAGGACAAGACCCAGCAGATGCAGGCACGCGCCGGCGCGATCGACGAGCTGCTGGCTTCCGGCGCCCTGGACGATCCGACCGGCACGGCGAAGGACGACCTCACCGCCGAGCTGGACCGGATCTCCGGTGGTAGTGATGTGGAGCTGGAGCTGCAGCGCATGAAGGCCGAGCTGGCCGGCGGCTCCACCTCGAAGCAGGCCATCGAGGGCGGCCCGCAGGATGCCGCGCAGCAGCAGCAGTCCCAGTCCCCGCACAAGTTCGACAAGAATTAA